One part of the Thermococcus radiotolerans genome encodes these proteins:
- a CDS encoding RAD55 family ATPase — protein sequence MKVVTSGIDYIDAAVGGGIVKNSSLLVIYDSFSLGWALPFEILKHQISNGALGIIINYNLPLPRLILRANSAGLDIEEEGEKGNLVIIDVFGSRYGFHHQEEYVYRIEGFNPETYIPKLEQIYREIFRKTDKTEVVDFVFSLDGMAFEIDEDRSIKLIKRLLSNRIINGRHLFSLYLLGADRVSRGFLSWNIEFNDYVLEFSSKKGDYGISEQMYVLKSPLAKFEPKAYRYDIKHQNIMPLAAPRG from the coding sequence ATGAAGGTGGTAACGTCTGGAATAGACTACATTGATGCCGCCGTTGGCGGTGGAATCGTGAAGAATTCCAGCTTGCTGGTCATTTATGACTCTTTCTCTCTAGGCTGGGCGTTGCCCTTTGAGATACTGAAGCACCAGATATCCAACGGAGCCCTGGGAATCATCATAAACTACAACCTTCCCCTTCCGAGGCTGATCCTGCGCGCCAACTCCGCGGGCCTTGACATAGAGGAGGAAGGTGAGAAGGGAAACCTCGTCATAATTGACGTTTTCGGCTCGAGATACGGATTCCATCACCAAGAGGAATACGTTTACAGGATAGAGGGCTTCAACCCCGAGACCTACATTCCGAAGCTTGAGCAGATATACAGGGAGATATTCAGAAAAACCGACAAGACGGAGGTCGTTGATTTCGTGTTCTCGCTCGATGGAATGGCCTTCGAAATCGATGAGGACAGAAGCATAAAGCTCATCAAGCGTCTCCTCTCCAACCGCATCATAAACGGCAGGCACCTCTTTTCACTGTACCTCCTCGGAGCCGATAGGGTTTCCAGAGGGTTCCTCTCATGGAACATTGAGTTCAACGATTACGTGCTTGAATTCTCAAGCAAGAAAGGTGACTATGGAATCTCCGAGCAGATGTACGTCCTCAAGTCTCCTCTGGCTAAGTTTGAACCCAAGGCTTACAGGTACGATATCAAACACCAGAACATCATGCCGCTCGCTGCTCCACGGGGCTGA
- a CDS encoding helix-turn-helix transcriptional regulator, whose protein sequence is MVITSSVRHKVLLALSEGPKTLGEIHGQVGSTKSTISHALSDLMDEMLIIQEPETKQYQLTNLGYLVSLQMKNIMGALESIRKFEEFWLSHDLSGIPEELLLRIGDLRDSELHTTTPEYLKLPHEIYMELIRTSKWIKGVSPILFADYPEEFLELAFGEEVDIEIITTRTVYEKLVELSAPEAVEKVRNLPNVRLYVIDENPKVAFTVTNNFLSLGLFLPNGTYDMMNDLISTSERAKKWGIELFEHYKRRAERVI, encoded by the coding sequence ATGGTTATAACCTCCAGCGTGCGCCATAAAGTGTTGCTCGCTCTCTCGGAAGGGCCAAAAACTCTCGGGGAGATTCACGGCCAGGTGGGCTCGACCAAATCCACAATCTCACATGCACTCAGCGATCTTATGGATGAGATGCTCATAATTCAAGAGCCCGAGACCAAGCAGTACCAGCTCACCAACCTAGGCTACCTCGTGTCCCTTCAGATGAAGAACATAATGGGGGCGCTGGAGAGCATCAGGAAGTTTGAGGAGTTCTGGCTATCCCACGATTTGAGCGGCATCCCCGAGGAGCTTCTGCTGAGGATAGGTGACCTAAGGGATTCGGAGCTCCATACCACGACGCCGGAGTATCTGAAGCTGCCCCACGAAATCTACATGGAGCTCATAAGGACGTCCAAATGGATTAAGGGGGTCTCCCCGATACTGTTCGCCGATTATCCCGAGGAGTTTCTGGAGCTGGCGTTTGGAGAGGAGGTGGACATCGAGATAATAACGACCAGAACCGTGTACGAGAAGCTGGTTGAGCTATCGGCCCCAGAGGCCGTTGAGAAGGTCCGAAACCTTCCGAACGTCAGGCTGTACGTTATAGACGAGAACCCGAAGGTCGCTTTCACGGTGACCAACAACTTCCTGTCCCTGGGCCTGTTCCTTCCCAACGGAACCTACGATATGATGAACGACCTGATCAGCACCAGCGAGCGGGCCAAGAAGTGGGGAATAGAACTCTTCGAGCACTACAAGAGGAGGGCCGAGAGGGTTATCTGA
- a CDS encoding UbiA family prenyltransferase encodes MKGMRLSFDYTRYSQGGGVGNTVGSGFGLILSLFNFLISTSVFLAASGVFKLCLSFLLYGVAPQWNLLAATFLLVFSVYGINKLTDIKEDEVNNPERVGYVKRVAKALKYAVVLSLVLAVLLSALTSPLAVLVVLFPIVAGALYSIRLIPGYPRLKDITGVKNLIIAVTWANGTAFLPYLVASGVALQKVALIYYFFFMKSMINTILFDVRDIEGDRINGIQTIPVKLGLEKSRALLLLLNSTFIPWIIAAHSLGYFGKYMSVLAFAILNGYAYILYFARRNYRPGKVLDVWVDGEWFYTLSLAMVI; translated from the coding sequence ATGAAGGGTATGAGACTGTCATTTGATTACACCAGGTACTCGCAAGGGGGCGGCGTTGGGAACACCGTCGGCTCAGGCTTTGGGTTAATTTTGAGTCTGTTCAATTTCCTCATCTCCACGTCGGTGTTTCTGGCCGCAAGCGGCGTGTTTAAACTGTGTCTCTCCTTTCTGCTCTACGGTGTGGCTCCCCAATGGAACCTTCTAGCGGCCACGTTCCTCCTCGTCTTCAGCGTCTACGGCATCAACAAGCTGACCGACATCAAGGAGGACGAGGTCAACAATCCTGAGAGGGTCGGTTACGTGAAGAGGGTTGCCAAAGCTCTCAAGTACGCGGTGGTGCTGTCCCTCGTTCTGGCCGTTTTATTGAGCGCCCTCACGAGCCCGCTGGCTGTTCTGGTCGTTCTGTTCCCCATAGTTGCGGGCGCCCTTTACAGCATCAGGCTGATCCCAGGTTATCCGAGGCTCAAGGACATCACGGGGGTCAAGAACCTGATAATAGCCGTCACCTGGGCGAACGGAACGGCGTTCCTCCCGTACCTGGTTGCCAGCGGGGTTGCACTCCAAAAGGTCGCCCTCATCTACTACTTCTTCTTCATGAAGAGCATGATAAACACTATACTCTTCGACGTCAGGGACATCGAGGGGGACAGGATAAACGGCATACAGACGATCCCCGTGAAGCTGGGGCTGGAAAAGAGCAGGGCGCTGCTGCTCCTGCTGAACTCGACGTTCATACCCTGGATCATAGCGGCCCACAGCCTTGGATACTTTGGAAAGTACATGTCCGTGCTGGCCTTCGCGATTCTGAACGGCTACGCCTACATCCTGTATTTCGCCCGGAGGAACTACAGGCCCGGCAAGGTTCTCGACGTCTGGGTTGACGGGGAGTGGTTCTACACCCTGTCCCTGGCAATGGTCATATGA
- a CDS encoding DMT family transporter has protein sequence MDGVILGVLAALGSAVSWAASTILIKVGMRNKSPVAANIFRLYAVAVMFAVVFWINGTFSQIAHLTPTLLAVAFVSGLFGFVIGDYFYLNALKMMGVSRTVPITSTYPLWAILWAFLFLGRRISPQVIIGAVLVVTAIVVVRRAEEEERIDPKGFVFALLAPLSWSFAILTMDWLTTSIDVLPLAGIRMMFAAVGVSLFLPKYGAEVRRITLREALLLIGAALTGLMLGQYLFVYSINQVGSQIAAPVSAVNPIIASALAIVLLKEPPNKKILEGLILAVLGVILISTA, from the coding sequence ATGGACGGCGTAATCCTCGGTGTTCTGGCTGCATTGGGCTCTGCGGTTTCATGGGCGGCCTCCACCATACTGATAAAAGTCGGCATGAGGAACAAAAGCCCCGTTGCAGCCAACATATTCCGGCTCTACGCCGTCGCGGTGATGTTCGCCGTTGTGTTCTGGATAAACGGTACTTTCTCCCAGATAGCCCATCTCACCCCGACCCTCCTGGCGGTCGCCTTCGTTTCGGGTCTCTTCGGCTTCGTTATTGGCGATTACTTCTACCTGAACGCCCTGAAGATGATGGGCGTTTCCAGAACGGTTCCGATAACCTCCACGTACCCTCTCTGGGCGATACTGTGGGCGTTCCTTTTTCTAGGCAGGAGGATAAGCCCCCAGGTGATAATCGGGGCCGTTCTCGTCGTCACGGCCATAGTGGTTGTCCGGCGGGCGGAGGAGGAAGAGAGGATTGACCCCAAGGGTTTCGTATTCGCGCTCCTCGCCCCGCTCTCATGGAGCTTTGCGATCCTGACGATGGACTGGCTGACTACCAGCATAGACGTCCTCCCGCTGGCTGGAATAAGGATGATGTTCGCGGCGGTTGGAGTCTCCCTCTTCCTGCCCAAGTACGGGGCGGAGGTTAGGAGGATAACCCTCAGGGAGGCCCTTCTCCTCATCGGCGCGGCACTCACGGGCCTAATGCTCGGCCAGTACCTCTTCGTCTACTCGATAAACCAGGTTGGCTCCCAGATAGCCGCCCCGGTATCTGCGGTGAACCCGATAATAGCCTCCGCCCTCGCTATAGTCCTCCTGAAGGAGCCGCCGAACAAGAAGATACTTGAGGGCCTTATCCTCGCGGTTCTCGGAGTGATACTCATCTCGACGGCATGA
- a CDS encoding CBS domain-containing protein encodes MVIIPRPIDPREIRRIRKELDITQEELAEKAGVTQAYIAKLEAGKVDPRLSTFNRILQALLECKKAQLKAKDVMSSPVISVKPYELVENVIKIMNEHNISQIPVIAGNKVVGSVTERTLVRQSLEYEDIYDRKVMEVMEEPFPIVNEDEDLEVVKYLLEEHPAVLVQNREGKVEGIITRVDIFRIGKGKE; translated from the coding sequence ATGGTGATAATCCCCCGCCCGATAGACCCGAGGGAGATAAGGCGAATCAGGAAGGAACTCGACATAACCCAGGAGGAGCTCGCGGAAAAGGCAGGCGTGACCCAAGCTTACATCGCCAAACTTGAGGCGGGGAAGGTTGACCCCAGGCTCTCGACCTTCAATCGGATTCTCCAGGCCCTGTTGGAATGCAAGAAGGCCCAGCTCAAGGCGAAGGACGTCATGTCCTCCCCGGTCATCTCGGTCAAGCCCTATGAGCTCGTCGAAAACGTCATCAAGATAATGAACGAGCACAACATCTCCCAGATTCCAGTCATAGCGGGCAACAAGGTCGTCGGCTCGGTGACGGAGCGAACGCTGGTCAGGCAAAGCCTTGAGTACGAGGACATCTACGACCGAAAGGTCATGGAGGTAATGGAGGAGCCCTTCCCCATAGTCAACGAGGACGAAGACCTCGAGGTCGTCAAGTATCTGCTGGAGGAACACCCGGCCGTTCTCGTTCAGAACAGGGAGGGGAAAGTTGAAGGCATCATAACCCGAGTGGACATATTCAGGATTGGAAAGGGGAAGGAGTAA
- a CDS encoding ABC transporter substrate-binding protein → MHMKKTAVLLMILMLGAVMAAGCIGGNATTTTGSGSPSESHSPLTTTTSSASEFETTTSSVESHYPITVTDFVNRTVTIESEPKRVVTIAPSITEDLYYLGLFDRVVGVTDFDDFPPGVANVTRIGGYGKYANLEVIASLNPDLILVDSFSMAILGDLEKIAPVVVVDPHSVNDIPRALELLGGVFNVRESAKKATAEFQEGIKAISSMVAGEPKVEVFYVVWSNPLMTAGGGTFISDIIELAGGENIFSDTTGWPTVSPEQVLERDPEVILLTPHCGMTVQDVYKGPLANTKAAREGRVYVIENENDLIHPSPRVVMGLEAVAKLLHPDAFQVSYPITVIDFAGRKVTLESEPQRIVSLAPSITESLFYIGAGDKVVGVTDYDDFPPAVKNITRVGGYGKYANLETIASLQPDLILADGFSTDILDSLERIAPVIIVDPKNITDIYNALELLGRVTNREEGARSVAAEMKAEVSYVSAMVAGKPKVRTFFILSYYNGYWTAGAGTFVNDLITLAGGENIFDDVSGWGAASEEQIIARNPEVIIISPNAGIKPEDLCSGPLSEVDAVKNGHVYVLSDENLVVRPGPRIVHGLEEIAEYLHPDVFNYQPQPLACNATASAGG, encoded by the coding sequence ATGCATATGAAGAAGACCGCCGTCTTGCTCATGATTCTCATGCTGGGCGCGGTTATGGCCGCGGGTTGTATCGGCGGAAATGCCACCACAACCACGGGCAGTGGAAGCCCCAGCGAGAGCCACTCGCCGCTGACCACAACGACGTCCAGCGCCTCTGAATTCGAAACAACCACATCCTCCGTGGAGAGCCACTATCCCATCACCGTCACGGATTTTGTGAACAGAACGGTCACGATAGAATCCGAGCCCAAGCGCGTCGTCACCATCGCCCCGAGCATAACTGAGGACCTCTACTACCTCGGTCTCTTCGACCGGGTTGTCGGGGTCACCGACTTTGACGACTTTCCTCCAGGAGTTGCGAACGTTACGAGGATAGGCGGCTACGGGAAGTACGCGAACCTTGAGGTCATAGCGTCGCTTAACCCCGACCTGATACTCGTTGACAGCTTTTCGATGGCCATCCTCGGCGACCTTGAAAAGATAGCCCCGGTAGTAGTCGTTGACCCTCACAGCGTGAACGACATCCCGAGGGCGCTTGAGCTCCTTGGGGGGGTCTTCAACGTACGGGAGAGCGCCAAGAAGGCCACTGCCGAGTTCCAGGAAGGGATAAAGGCGATAAGTTCGATGGTCGCAGGGGAGCCCAAGGTTGAAGTCTTCTACGTCGTCTGGAGCAACCCGCTCATGACGGCTGGAGGAGGAACCTTCATCAGCGACATTATCGAGCTAGCCGGCGGGGAGAACATCTTCAGCGACACCACGGGCTGGCCGACGGTGAGCCCCGAACAGGTGCTGGAGCGCGACCCGGAGGTAATACTGCTCACCCCACACTGCGGCATGACCGTTCAGGACGTCTACAAAGGGCCGCTGGCGAACACGAAGGCCGCCAGGGAGGGCAGGGTCTACGTGATTGAGAACGAGAACGACCTTATACACCCCAGCCCCCGCGTTGTTATGGGACTTGAGGCCGTGGCAAAGCTCCTTCATCCCGACGCCTTCCAGGTGAGTTATCCCATCACCGTCATCGACTTTGCCGGGAGGAAGGTCACCCTCGAGAGCGAGCCCCAGAGGATAGTCTCGCTCGCACCCAGCATAACTGAGAGCCTGTTCTACATAGGCGCGGGAGATAAGGTCGTTGGCGTGACCGACTACGACGACTTCCCGCCGGCGGTGAAGAACATCACCAGGGTCGGCGGCTACGGCAAATACGCCAACCTGGAAACCATAGCATCTCTCCAGCCGGACCTCATACTCGCGGACGGCTTTTCCACTGACATCCTCGACAGCCTGGAGAGGATAGCTCCGGTTATCATAGTCGACCCCAAGAACATCACGGATATTTACAACGCCCTCGAGTTGCTCGGCAGGGTAACCAACCGTGAGGAGGGGGCGAGGTCTGTTGCAGCCGAGATGAAGGCGGAGGTGAGCTACGTCTCCGCGATGGTCGCCGGGAAGCCAAAAGTCAGGACGTTCTTCATCCTCAGCTACTACAACGGCTACTGGACGGCCGGAGCGGGAACCTTCGTCAACGACCTCATAACCCTCGCCGGCGGAGAGAACATCTTCGACGATGTAAGCGGCTGGGGAGCGGCGAGCGAGGAGCAGATAATCGCAAGAAACCCGGAGGTCATCATAATCTCACCGAACGCGGGGATAAAGCCCGAGGACCTCTGTTCGGGCCCGCTCTCCGAGGTTGATGCGGTCAAGAACGGGCACGTTTACGTCCTCAGCGATGAGAACCTCGTGGTCAGGCCCGGTCCGAGGATAGTCCACGGCCTCGAGGAGATAGCGGAATACCTGCATCCAGACGTCTTCAACTACCAGCCCCAGCCGCTCGCGTGCAACGCCACCGCTTCGGCTGGAGGCTGA
- a CDS encoding ABC transporter permease: MKRVLVIVNKELKEYLLKPGSISWGLIFPLVFTLAFIVRFGDVDHLAPGLISISSLFATTSFVSSSLIFERRLKTFERLLLAPIRYGEIVIAKVLVGSLFGLMVSLVTLLLVRYFMVYPVWNWPLTALFLILANVAFSSFGVYVSLAVENPINVMTWLNLLRLPMIFTSGALASLTLFPKWFVAVGLLTPMTYSVEGLRYSMLYYYDIVAPLYALLALLLIGLVFITLSVRRLKALY; the protein is encoded by the coding sequence ATGAAAAGGGTTCTCGTCATAGTGAACAAGGAGCTCAAGGAGTACCTTCTGAAGCCGGGTTCAATCAGCTGGGGACTTATATTTCCCCTGGTATTCACCCTCGCCTTCATCGTCCGCTTCGGGGACGTTGACCACCTCGCCCCCGGCTTGATCAGCATCTCATCCCTCTTCGCGACCACGTCCTTCGTCTCATCGTCGCTGATCTTCGAAAGGCGGCTGAAGACGTTCGAGCGCCTTCTTCTGGCCCCCATCAGATACGGGGAAATAGTCATCGCCAAGGTTCTCGTCGGCTCGCTCTTCGGCCTCATGGTTAGCCTCGTGACCCTACTCCTTGTGAGGTACTTCATGGTGTATCCGGTCTGGAACTGGCCGCTGACGGCCCTCTTCCTCATCCTGGCCAACGTGGCCTTCTCCTCCTTCGGCGTCTACGTATCCCTCGCCGTTGAGAACCCGATAAACGTCATGACATGGCTCAACCTGCTCAGGCTCCCGATGATATTCACCAGCGGGGCGTTGGCGTCACTGACCCTCTTTCCGAAGTGGTTCGTTGCGGTGGGTCTCTTAACGCCCATGACGTACTCGGTTGAGGGGCTCAGGTACTCGATGCTGTACTACTACGACATCGTGGCACCGCTCTACGCCCTTCTGGCGCTCCTTCTGATCGGTCTGGTCTTTATCACCCTCTCCGTGAGGAGGCTAAAGGCCCTCTACTGA
- a CDS encoding ABC transporter ATP-binding protein, whose product MRPVIEARELTKMYGDFTAVDGISFDVKKGEIFGFLGPNGAGKTTTVRMLSTLTSITAGEAYVNGYDVRTQRLDVKRSIGVVPDVSNLYDELTVEENLRFLARLYDAPLENVSRLIKDFNLPPKRKFGKLSSGYRRRATIAAALIHEPPVLFMDEPTVALDVQSAKLVREMILALNKMGKTIFLTTHNMAEAEVLPHRIAIINRGKIVALGKRNELRKLVGAGVRVRLKVEPISNRLLKFLEPYNPTFDEDSIVVTVEDPDKFLGEFWEVKDELGLVVRHVSTELPSIEEVFLELTDENEERIRPATCGGCPI is encoded by the coding sequence GTGAGGCCGGTTATAGAGGCGAGGGAACTCACGAAGATGTACGGCGACTTCACTGCCGTCGATGGGATAAGCTTCGATGTTAAAAAGGGGGAGATATTTGGCTTCCTGGGCCCCAACGGGGCGGGAAAAACGACCACCGTGAGGATGCTCTCAACGCTGACATCCATAACGGCGGGCGAAGCCTACGTGAACGGGTACGACGTTAGAACCCAGCGGCTGGACGTTAAGCGCAGCATCGGCGTGGTTCCAGACGTTTCCAACCTGTACGATGAGCTGACGGTTGAGGAGAACCTCCGCTTCCTGGCGAGGCTCTACGACGCCCCGCTGGAAAACGTCTCCCGCCTGATAAAGGACTTCAACCTTCCCCCGAAGAGAAAGTTCGGAAAGCTCAGCTCCGGTTATAGGCGGAGGGCAACCATCGCGGCGGCACTCATCCACGAACCGCCGGTGCTCTTCATGGACGAACCAACAGTGGCCCTGGATGTTCAGTCCGCCAAGCTCGTCAGGGAGATGATACTGGCGCTCAACAAGATGGGGAAGACCATATTCCTGACGACCCACAACATGGCGGAGGCCGAGGTTCTCCCACACAGGATAGCGATAATCAACCGGGGAAAAATAGTCGCCCTGGGAAAGAGGAACGAGCTGAGGAAGCTCGTGGGGGCTGGGGTGAGGGTCAGGCTCAAGGTAGAGCCCATCAGCAACAGGCTTTTAAAGTTCCTGGAGCCCTACAACCCCACGTTTGACGAGGATTCGATCGTGGTAACTGTCGAAGACCCGGACAAATTCCTTGGGGAGTTCTGGGAAGTCAAAGACGAGCTCGGACTCGTTGTGAGGCACGTCTCCACGGAGCTTCCGAGCATAGAGGAGGTCTTTCTCGAGCTCACGGATGAGAACGAGGAGCGGATCCGCCCGGCGACCTGCGGGGGGTGCCCGATATGA
- a CDS encoding outer membrane protein assembly factor BamB family protein — MRWPLPLILILITLMPVSAQPSWDWTYHDECIVFSMAFNDRGDLALGFGYDAILLQPNGSREFKAPVRGFAYSVAVSENGTVIVGTDGNWVQFFDPHGKLLKEYKTENVVYSVDISRDGRTAVAGNVDGFVYFFRDMKPVWKRNIGSYLWSVDLVGNRILVGGDGGRSVAFRDDGTPIFNLTLPGDVKKVAGDGEMVVALVVSPDETWSSIYAFSWKGEKLWERKFDGLIRDMEFDGNGIALGGNLNEVVLLDRDGNQVYSVPFYLLITDVATAEGYTLATGGDEAIFVAPNGTILWDYSPNETVEKVAISPGARYLALSRRFHGKDICEANVDFMSLGESLSTQPPETPLRRELGSPLVAVGLGALVLLVIALLWREMRE; from the coding sequence ATGAGATGGCCCCTACCTCTCATCCTGATTCTCATCACTCTGATGCCCGTGAGCGCCCAGCCCAGCTGGGACTGGACGTACCATGACGAATGCATAGTGTTTTCCATGGCCTTCAACGATAGAGGCGACCTTGCCCTCGGCTTTGGTTACGACGCCATACTCCTTCAGCCCAACGGGAGCAGGGAGTTCAAGGCCCCTGTGAGGGGCTTTGCCTATTCGGTCGCGGTTAGTGAGAACGGAACCGTCATCGTCGGAACCGACGGCAACTGGGTCCAGTTCTTTGACCCTCACGGGAAGCTTTTGAAGGAGTACAAGACCGAAAACGTCGTTTACAGTGTGGACATCTCCCGGGACGGGAGAACTGCGGTAGCGGGAAACGTTGATGGCTTCGTATACTTCTTCAGGGACATGAAGCCGGTGTGGAAGAGGAACATAGGCTCGTACCTCTGGAGCGTCGACCTCGTGGGGAATAGAATACTCGTCGGGGGCGATGGGGGTAGGTCTGTCGCCTTCCGGGATGACGGAACGCCCATTTTCAACCTCACCCTTCCGGGGGATGTGAAGAAAGTCGCTGGAGATGGAGAGATGGTCGTTGCCCTCGTGGTTTCCCCGGACGAAACATGGAGTTCCATTTACGCCTTCAGCTGGAAGGGAGAGAAGCTCTGGGAGAGGAAGTTCGATGGTCTCATCAGGGACATGGAGTTCGATGGAAACGGGATAGCCCTGGGAGGCAACCTTAACGAGGTCGTTCTCCTCGACAGGGACGGCAATCAGGTTTATTCGGTTCCGTTCTACCTCCTCATCACCGATGTGGCGACCGCCGAGGGTTATACCCTCGCCACCGGCGGCGATGAGGCCATCTTCGTGGCCCCGAACGGGACGATCCTCTGGGACTACTCCCCCAACGAGACCGTTGAGAAGGTCGCGATATCCCCTGGAGCGAGGTATCTAGCGCTCTCGCGCAGGTTCCACGGCAAGGACATCTGCGAGGCAAACGTTGACTTCATGAGCCTCGGGGAGAGTCTTTCCACCCAACCCCCTGAAACGCCGCTCAGGAGGGAACTCGGAAGTCCCCTCGTGGCGGTCGGACTGGGTGCGCTCGTCCTTCTGGTAATCGCACTCCTTTGGAGGGAGATGAGAGAGTGA
- the hydB gene encoding NADPH-dependent hydrogenase/sulfhydrogenase 1 subunit beta: MRYVKLPKENTYAFLERLKEWGKLYAPVKISEKFYDFREIDDVRKVEFNYNRTIMPPKKFFFLPREKLFEFNLAKAEYREVIEDVEPFILFGLHACDIFGLKVLDTVYLDELPDKYYRVRREKGIIIGISCMPDEYCFCNLRETDFADDGFDLFLHELPDGWLVRVGTPIGHRIVDKNIKLFEEVTTEDICNFREFENRRSRSFKYHEDWSNLRYLLELEMEHPMWDEQADICLACGNCNTTCPTCRCYEVQDIVSLDGETGYRERRWDSCQLRSHGLVAGNHNFRPTKKDRFRNRYLCKNSYNEKLGISFCVGCGRCTYFCPAGISFVKNLRTIMGLEEKTCPGEISEEIPKRGFAYASEIRGEDI, translated from the coding sequence TTGAGATACGTTAAGCTCCCGAAGGAGAACACCTACGCGTTCCTTGAAAGGTTGAAGGAGTGGGGCAAACTCTACGCCCCGGTTAAGATATCCGAGAAGTTCTACGACTTCAGGGAAATAGACGACGTCAGGAAGGTCGAGTTCAACTACAACAGGACCATAATGCCGCCGAAGAAGTTCTTCTTCCTGCCCAGGGAGAAGCTCTTTGAGTTCAACCTGGCGAAGGCCGAGTACAGGGAGGTCATAGAGGACGTCGAGCCGTTCATACTCTTCGGCCTTCACGCCTGTGACATCTTCGGCCTCAAGGTGCTCGACACAGTTTACCTCGACGAGCTCCCCGACAAGTACTACAGGGTCCGCAGGGAGAAGGGCATAATCATAGGCATCAGCTGCATGCCCGACGAGTACTGCTTCTGCAACCTGCGCGAGACGGATTTTGCCGACGACGGCTTTGACCTGTTCCTGCACGAGTTGCCCGACGGCTGGCTCGTCCGCGTCGGAACGCCTATCGGCCACCGCATAGTCGACAAGAACATCAAGCTCTTCGAGGAGGTCACCACTGAGGACATCTGCAACTTCAGAGAGTTTGAGAACAGGCGCTCCAGGTCGTTCAAGTACCACGAGGACTGGAGCAACCTCCGCTACCTCCTCGAGCTCGAGATGGAGCACCCGATGTGGGACGAGCAGGCCGACATCTGCCTCGCCTGCGGCAACTGCAACACCACCTGCCCGACGTGCCGTTGCTACGAGGTGCAGGACATAGTCAGCCTCGATGGCGAAACCGGCTATCGCGAGAGGCGCTGGGACTCCTGCCAGCTCAGGAGCCACGGCCTCGTTGCAGGGAACCACAACTTCAGACCGACCAAGAAGGACCGCTTCCGCAACAGGTACCTCTGTAAGAACTCCTACAACGAGAAGCTCGGCATAAGCTTCTGTGTCGGCTGCGGAAGGTGCACCTACTTCTGCCCGGCGGGCATAAGCTTCGTGAAGAACCTGCGCACGATCATGGGACTTGAGGAGAAGACGTGCCCAGGGGAGATAAGTGAGGAGATCCCGAAGAGGGGATTCGCCTACGCTTCGGAGATAAGGGGTGAGGACATATGA
- the hydG gene encoding NADPH-dependent hydrogenase/sulfhydrogenase 1 subunit gamma, translating to MSEVVPKEIMMPDENPYALHKVKVLKVYQLTEKEKLFLFRFEDPELAEKWTFKPGQFVQLTIPGVGEVPISICSSAMRKGFFELCIRKAGRVTTVIHKLQPGDTVLVRGPYGNGFPVDEWEGMDLLLIAAGLGTAPLRSVFLYAMDNRWKYGNITFINTARYGKDLLFYKELEAMKDLAEAENVKIIQSVTRDPEWPGLHGRPQNFIIEANTNPKNTAVAICGPPRMYKAVFESLINYGYRPENIFVTLERKMKCGIGKCGHCNVGTSTSWKYICKDGPVFTYFDIVSTPGLLD from the coding sequence ATGAGCGAGGTAGTTCCCAAGGAGATTATGATGCCGGACGAGAACCCCTACGCGCTCCACAAGGTCAAGGTTCTCAAGGTCTATCAGCTCACCGAGAAGGAGAAGCTGTTCCTCTTCAGGTTCGAGGATCCGGAGCTGGCCGAGAAGTGGACCTTCAAGCCCGGCCAGTTCGTTCAGCTGACGATTCCGGGAGTTGGAGAGGTTCCAATAAGCATATGCTCCTCCGCGATGAGGAAGGGATTCTTCGAGCTCTGCATCAGGAAGGCCGGAAGGGTCACCACGGTCATACACAAGCTCCAGCCAGGTGACACCGTCCTCGTTCGCGGCCCCTACGGAAACGGATTCCCCGTTGACGAGTGGGAGGGCATGGACCTGCTCCTCATAGCTGCCGGTCTCGGAACCGCCCCGCTCAGGAGCGTCTTCCTCTACGCCATGGACAACCGCTGGAAGTACGGCAACATAACCTTCATCAACACGGCCCGCTACGGAAAGGACCTCCTGTTCTACAAGGAGCTCGAGGCCATGAAGGACCTCGCCGAGGCCGAGAACGTCAAGATAATCCAGAGCGTTACGCGCGACCCCGAGTGGCCGGGACTCCACGGGAGGCCCCAGAACTTCATCATCGAGGCCAACACCAACCCGAAGAACACTGCAGTTGCCATCTGCGGCCCGCCGAGGATGTACAAGGCCGTCTTCGAGTCCCTCATCAACTATGGCTACCGCCCGGAGAACATATTCGTCACGCTGGAGAGGAAGATGAAGTGCGGGATAGGAAAGTGCGGCCACTGCAACGTCGGAACGAGCACGAGCTGGAAGTACATCTGTAAGGACGGCCCGGTCTTCACGTACTTTGACATAGTATCAACGCCTGGCTTACTGGACTGA